In a single window of the Thermofilum uzonense genome:
- a CDS encoding purine-nucleoside phosphorylase: protein MAKPGDIAERVVVSGDPQRVERASKLLENPRVVNTHRGYLVVTGKYKGTEVTLATHGIGAPSAAIVFEELVMLGAKVIIRAGTCGAIRKEAGLGTLAIIEASAYTPGGTLGMYFPGVSYPAYATPEVVLELENAAKRLNTPYFRGVALSHDAFHMVERKAHEWAQLGIDFLEMESAILYALARLRGFKAGAVALVVDNMSTGQELTENKTQLELSMIKTVLEAITSFKMGGS, encoded by the coding sequence TTGGCGAAGCCAGGTGATATTGCCGAACGAGTTGTGGTCTCAGGAGATCCCCAACGCGTCGAGAGGGCCTCAAAGCTGCTTGAAAATCCACGTGTGGTTAACACTCATAGAGGATACCTTGTGGTTACCGGCAAATACAAGGGTACGGAGGTGACGCTGGCCACTCACGGCATAGGTGCTCCTTCGGCTGCCATTGTCTTTGAAGAATTAGTTATGCTGGGCGCTAAGGTTATCATTAGGGCTGGTACCTGTGGGGCTATTAGGAAAGAGGCTGGATTGGGCACGCTGGCAATAATAGAGGCTTCAGCTTATACTCCAGGGGGCACCTTAGGGATGTATTTCCCAGGTGTTTCATATCCAGCCTACGCGACGCCTGAAGTCGTCCTTGAACTAGAAAACGCGGCTAAGCGCCTTAACACACCATATTTCAGAGGCGTAGCGCTTTCGCATGATGCATTCCACATGGTTGAGCGAAAGGCCCATGAGTGGGCTCAGCTCGGGATCGATTTCCTAGAGATGGAATCTGCTATTCTCTATGCACTTGCAAGGCTACGAGGCTTTAAGGCTGGAGCCGTGGCACTAGTCGTGGACAACATGTCTACGGGACAAGAACTAACCGAAAACAAAACACAATTAGAGCTTTCAATGATAAAAACAGTCTTAGAGGCAATCACATCCTTTAAGATGGGAGGGTCTTGA
- a CDS encoding tRNA(Phe) 7-((3-amino-3-carboxypropyl)-4-demethylwyosine(37)-N(4))-methyltransferase has protein sequence MSTNKWNELRDLALKQLEEHKLQGRVDQDIVWLLDLINSSPDYYTTSSCSGRIQVAAGAHPGDKGKLRVIAKWHRIIQPEELTLVLSSTNEDNVWFSVHPPIFHVVARDLRAAKRLLVAARNSGFKHSGIQGLGKRIIVEIMSMEKIETPLRLHGIQIVGYDSLVLLVEAANQALLRGKRRLSRLAEVFYSRDKTS, from the coding sequence TTGAGCACAAATAAGTGGAATGAACTTAGGGATCTAGCATTAAAACAGCTAGAAGAACACAAGCTTCAAGGACGCGTCGACCAGGATATAGTGTGGTTACTAGATCTAATAAATTCCTCGCCTGATTACTACACAACTAGCAGTTGTAGCGGTAGAATCCAGGTGGCAGCGGGGGCACATCCAGGCGATAAGGGCAAACTTCGTGTAATTGCAAAGTGGCATCGCATTATCCAACCAGAGGAGCTAACCCTTGTATTGTCCTCCACGAATGAAGACAACGTTTGGTTTTCTGTTCATCCCCCGATCTTCCATGTAGTTGCAAGGGATCTGCGAGCAGCTAAACGTCTTCTCGTTGCGGCTAGAAACTCGGGATTCAAGCACAGTGGTATTCAAGGCTTAGGAAAGCGTATAATTGTCGAGATAATGTCTATGGAGAAGATTGAGACACCACTGAGATTACATGGCATACAGATAGTTGGCTATGACTCTTTAGTCTTACTAGTTGAGGCTGCTAATCAAGCTTTATTACGTGGTAAGAGAAGGCTTTCACGTCTGGCCGAAGTATTCTACAGTAGAGATAAAACATCATGA
- a CDS encoding CopG family ribbon-helix-helix protein codes for MSTKARFGVSIDERLAQEIEKLVQATETNRSHIVNLALREFLNGKFHFMTPHTCEGVLILSYEPQMSDKIDHTLEDNKDMILSRLHIHSSEGKCIEVIYTRAQSERILELENGLQKSGCKTCKFVPCHS; via the coding sequence ATGAGTACGAAGGCTAGGTTTGGAGTAAGTATAGATGAGAGGCTGGCCCAAGAGATTGAGAAGCTGGTCCAGGCCACTGAGACAAACAGGTCTCATATAGTAAACTTGGCTTTAAGGGAATTCCTTAATGGAAAATTCCACTTCATGACACCACATACATGTGAGGGTGTATTAATATTATCTTATGAACCACAAATGAGTGACAAGATAGACCACACATTAGAAGACAACAAGGATATGATATTGAGCAGATTGCACATACACTCCTCTGAGGGAAAATGCATTGAAGTCATTTATACGAGGGCCCAGAGCGAGAGAATCCTAGAGCTCGAGAATGGACTACAGAAAAGTGGATGCAAGACCTGTAAATTTGTTCCATGCCACTCATGA
- a CDS encoding metal ABC transporter permease has protein sequence MSTSLAFSALSPIISARRLNFFASSLPHAALLSIALGYMMSIFLAGDPTLWAVIVSIPLSYLQMYLVHRGVNENTATSVFVAFTTSASVAALYYILTMFPAKVSLWSYILGDPLLASWEDTVNAAVTSIALILLTLAFYEKEVLIGVDRDYAILNGINAKLHDYFVITLLTVASVGLLRVVGFVIEHVVMLLPAAIAATSARNSREVLLISMLSSAFSGFMGLLLAIYLNIAPSAAFGLILFTLYLIFLVIKGEK, from the coding sequence ATGTCAACATCTCTAGCATTTAGTGCGTTAAGTCCCATAATATCCGCGAGGAGACTTAACTTCTTTGCCTCCTCCCTGCCTCACGCTGCACTTTTGTCAATCGCTCTCGGCTACATGATGTCCATTTTTCTTGCTGGGGATCCTACCTTATGGGCGGTGATTGTCAGTATTCCTCTATCATATCTTCAAATGTACCTTGTCCACAGAGGGGTCAATGAGAATACAGCAACCTCTGTATTTGTGGCTTTTACAACATCTGCAAGTGTGGCAGCCCTCTACTATATTTTAACTATGTTCCCTGCCAAAGTTAGCCTGTGGTCATATATTCTTGGCGACCCCCTCTTAGCCTCTTGGGAGGATACTGTCAATGCTGCCGTTACCTCTATAGCTTTAATCTTGTTGACCCTGGCATTTTATGAGAAAGAAGTACTGATTGGTGTTGACAGAGATTACGCTATACTTAACGGAATAAATGCTAAGCTTCACGACTACTTCGTTATAACCCTGTTGACTGTTGCAAGCGTTGGATTGCTGAGAGTAGTCGGTTTTGTGATCGAGCATGTAGTTATGCTGCTGCCCGCAGCCATAGCTGCTACTTCGGCAAGAAACTCGCGAGAGGTCTTGTTGATCAGCATGCTGTCCTCGGCTTTTTCGGGATTCATGGGACTTCTTCTAGCCATTTACTTGAATATTGCTCCCTCTGCTGCTTTCGGGTTAATACTATTCACGCTTTACCTGATTTTTCTCGTTATCAAGGGTGAGAAGTGA
- a CDS encoding metal ABC transporter ATP-binding protein gives MHETLSLEIRDLTFSYNSEQILENENIRLEGFGLFTVLGPNGAGKTTFFKVILGLLKPLSGRVLVNGEEITGNPSKAGRYMAYVPQLSNIDYNYPMTGREFIEAGLRARGTCKKRDCKMIVDDYLALVGAQEFADKRMSSLSGGQVQRILVARALSMETPILLLDEPFSGIDPRGKDDILSFIRKVKQNKMILLTTHDPVLTVNLSEKIIVFNRGVKAAGPPAEIFRLDLLRKAYGENVLYIEKCLHIIH, from the coding sequence ATGCACGAGACCTTATCACTGGAAATCAGGGACTTAACCTTTAGTTATAACTCAGAGCAGATACTGGAAAACGAGAACATAAGACTGGAGGGCTTCGGGCTGTTTACGGTTCTTGGTCCCAATGGAGCTGGAAAAACCACTTTTTTCAAAGTAATCCTAGGTCTTTTGAAGCCATTATCGGGAAGGGTTCTTGTTAACGGCGAAGAAATAACAGGAAACCCCTCTAAGGCTGGAAGATACATGGCTTATGTTCCACAGTTATCGAATATCGATTACAATTATCCCATGACTGGACGAGAGTTTATAGAGGCCGGTTTGAGAGCTAGAGGCACTTGTAAAAAGAGAGACTGTAAGATGATCGTAGACGATTATTTGGCTTTGGTGGGTGCCCAGGAGTTCGCGGATAAGAGAATGAGTTCGCTAAGTGGTGGACAAGTTCAAAGAATATTAGTTGCCAGAGCCCTCTCAATGGAAACTCCGATACTGTTGTTGGATGAGCCTTTCTCGGGAATAGATCCTAGAGGCAAGGATGATATTCTTTCATTTATCAGGAAGGTGAAGCAAAACAAGATGATACTACTGACAACACATGACCCGGTCTTAACAGTCAACCTTAGCGAGAAAATAATAGTGTTTAACAGGGGCGTTAAGGCCGCTGGCCCGCCTGCAGAGATCTTCAGGCTTGACCTGTTGCGTAAGGCTTATGGTGAGAATGTATTGTATATCGAGAAGTGTCTCCATATAATACACTAG
- a CDS encoding metal ABC transporter substrate-binding protein, giving the protein MHISRERLVFIILVALLFLVFSVYLLTQGERTSETKSGLNIAVTFYSLKPDLDLLVCEGDNVFSITPAGVDPHEYQLSPADIEKLKQADLIVSTAHTPFETQIHELVTRGELKAVLIEIPGIPQIKIRNNPMTGQPNYHWPIYDPDNYKVYLSYVESKLEGLRPNCKSTYKSHLTLILNNITRIQDSLTPISVCAVATSPPVQYAVEWTGVKVKYLLQKEEDLPATPQDIASIEQSLASGECKLIVIVGSTSTPLAQKALELSGKYKVKYIVIPSPISPQSTLSKINEVVKILNSLKY; this is encoded by the coding sequence GTGCACATAAGCAGAGAAAGACTGGTGTTTATAATACTCGTAGCTTTGTTATTTCTTGTTTTCTCGGTGTATCTTCTAACACAGGGTGAAAGGACATCTGAGACCAAGAGTGGTTTAAACATAGCGGTAACGTTTTACTCTCTAAAGCCCGATTTAGATCTACTCGTATGCGAGGGAGACAATGTTTTCTCAATAACACCTGCAGGCGTAGACCCCCATGAATATCAATTGTCTCCCGCGGATATTGAGAAGCTAAAACAAGCCGACCTCATAGTATCAACCGCTCATACGCCTTTCGAGACACAAATACACGAGCTTGTAACACGCGGTGAATTAAAAGCAGTTCTTATAGAGATTCCCGGAATTCCACAAATTAAGATTAGGAATAACCCGATGACTGGTCAGCCGAACTATCACTGGCCAATTTATGACCCGGACAATTACAAGGTATACCTTTCCTATGTCGAGAGTAAATTAGAGGGCCTAAGGCCAAACTGTAAGTCAACCTACAAGAGTCACTTAACGCTAATTTTGAACAACATAACAAGGATCCAGGACTCTCTCACGCCTATATCGGTATGCGCGGTCGCTACCTCACCGCCTGTACAGTACGCGGTAGAGTGGACCGGCGTCAAAGTAAAGTACTTGCTTCAAAAAGAAGAAGACCTCCCAGCAACCCCACAGGACATAGCATCCATTGAACAGAGCCTTGCCAGCGGGGAGTGCAAGCTAATAGTGATTGTAGGTAGTACAAGTACTCCGCTTGCACAGAAAGCCCTCGAGCTCTCTGGAAAATACAAGGTAAAGTACATTGTTATACCCAGTCCCATCTCTCCTCAGAGCACACTGAGTAAGATAAATGAAGTCGTAAAGATTCTAAATTCTTTAAAATATTGA
- a CDS encoding zinc ribbon domain-containing protein — protein MHPCCQAPYCSLAGCQRRPSARLCTCKNCGLEVNADINAALNIAEKTGYSPPTPSKIEA, from the coding sequence TTGCATCCATGCTGTCAAGCGCCTTACTGTAGTCTGGCAGGATGTCAGCGTAGGCCCTCAGCGAGGCTATGCACGTGCAAGAACTGCGGCCTAGAAGTAAACGCCGACATAAATGCTGCACTAAACATCGCTGAGAAGACAGGGTACAGCCCGCCAACACCCAGCAAGATCGAAGCCTAA
- the speE gene encoding polyamine aminopropyltransferase — protein sequence MNNSSSEKIGVLWYTEWLSPLEAHVHGIKEVIFDGWTKYQRVTIAKTGSFGKVLFLDGYAQSSEYDEFIYHESLVHPAMITHPTPRKVLIVGGGEGATLREVLKHDTVEHVVMVDIDQELVELAKKYLPEWHKGAFDDPRVELLFMDGKEYIEKTREKFDVVILDLTDPIKDTPGVLLYTREFYEAVKKILNKEGVMVTQATSTRYYINAFTIIGNTLREVFPYVRLYKVFVPAFYSEWGFAIGTISRDPLSIPQEEVKRRLKAMDLKYLDPEAYAFLFHIPRYMLEKMKKYTQVSTLENPLELAPWNHQT from the coding sequence ATGAACAATAGTAGTTCTGAGAAAATAGGAGTATTATGGTATACCGAGTGGCTTAGCCCACTAGAGGCTCATGTTCACGGAATCAAGGAGGTTATCTTTGACGGCTGGACTAAATATCAGCGGGTAACAATTGCGAAGACCGGGTCATTTGGAAAAGTACTCTTCCTAGACGGATATGCCCAAAGCTCCGAATATGACGAGTTCATTTATCATGAATCATTAGTACATCCTGCGATGATTACTCATCCCACCCCGAGAAAAGTCCTCATTGTCGGAGGAGGCGAGGGGGCGACATTGCGGGAGGTATTAAAGCACGACACTGTGGAACACGTGGTTATGGTTGATATAGACCAGGAGCTGGTAGAGCTGGCTAAGAAATACCTCCCCGAATGGCATAAGGGCGCTTTCGATGATCCTCGTGTAGAGCTACTTTTTATGGATGGAAAAGAGTATATCGAAAAAACACGGGAAAAATTTGACGTAGTAATACTAGACTTGACAGACCCCATAAAGGATACACCCGGAGTCTTACTTTACACACGCGAGTTCTACGAAGCGGTCAAGAAGATTCTAAACAAGGAGGGCGTAATGGTTACTCAGGCTACCTCGACAAGATATTATATAAATGCGTTTACAATAATTGGAAACACTCTACGGGAAGTTTTCCCATATGTGAGACTATACAAAGTATTCGTTCCCGCCTTTTATAGCGAGTGGGGATTCGCAATAGGCACGATTTCCAGGGATCCATTGTCCATCCCTCAGGAAGAGGTTAAAAGGCGTCTAAAAGCTATGGATCTTAAGTACTTAGATCCAGAAGCCTACGCGTTTCTATTCCACATTCCACGCTATATGCTGGAAAAAATGAAAAAATACACTCAAGTATCGACTCTAGAAAACCCCTTAGAGTTGGCCCCTTGGAATCATCAGACGTGA
- a CDS encoding acetyl-CoA carboxylase biotin carboxylase subunit — protein sequence MGEYFDKILIANRGEIAVRIIRTAKELGIKTVAVYSEADENSLHVKLADEKVFIGPSEPRESYLNMEKIIRAASSSGAEAIHPGYGFLSQNPVFAEKVKEAGLTWIGPTPDVLKLAGDKISSRRFFAKAGIPIVPGTLDPVGLEEAEAKAEEIGYPVVVKPSGGGGGIGMFVAFSPEELKEKIAKASRLAKAYFARTEVYLEKYFPRAKHIEVQILGDMHGKVIHLFERECSVQRRFQKVIEEAPSPSITSEEREKLLTLAVKAAQSCNYVNAGTFEFLFDLNERRFYLLEVNTRIQVEHPVTEMITGVDIVEQQLAIASGEHLPSSLSDPSFRGHAIEARIYAEDPASDFAPSPGSITRLSLPAGPWIRVDSGVYEGFRVPEFYDSLLMKVIAWGHDRESATRRLKRALGELEIRGLKTNRLFLIRILEDEDFVKGSYTTQILEKRELFKNLEEPVTTTMIQERAETKAEQTSKSISYWRLLARAHV from the coding sequence ATGGGAGAATACTTTGACAAAATCCTAATAGCAAATAGGGGAGAAATAGCAGTTCGCATAATAAGAACTGCTAAGGAGCTTGGAATAAAAACTGTAGCTGTGTATAGCGAGGCAGATGAAAATTCCCTTCATGTAAAGCTTGCTGATGAGAAAGTCTTTATAGGGCCTTCCGAACCTAGGGAGAGCTACCTGAACATGGAAAAAATTATTCGTGCTGCATCATCTTCAGGGGCGGAAGCGATACATCCTGGATACGGATTCTTATCACAAAATCCTGTTTTTGCGGAAAAGGTTAAGGAGGCCGGTCTCACTTGGATAGGCCCCACACCTGACGTTCTAAAGCTGGCTGGAGACAAGATCTCCTCCCGTAGATTTTTTGCCAAGGCTGGAATACCTATTGTTCCCGGTACACTTGATCCGGTTGGTCTGGAGGAGGCAGAGGCTAAAGCAGAAGAAATTGGATATCCTGTGGTCGTGAAGCCTTCAGGTGGTGGCGGCGGTATTGGCATGTTTGTGGCTTTCAGCCCCGAGGAACTGAAAGAAAAAATCGCCAAAGCCTCTAGACTAGCTAAAGCATACTTCGCGAGAACCGAGGTCTACCTTGAGAAATATTTTCCCAGGGCTAAACATATAGAGGTTCAGATTCTCGGGGATATGCACGGGAAAGTAATTCATCTTTTCGAGAGAGAGTGCAGTGTGCAAAGAAGATTCCAGAAGGTCATAGAGGAAGCGCCTTCCCCTTCGATAACATCTGAGGAGAGAGAAAAGCTCCTTACATTGGCTGTTAAAGCTGCTCAGAGCTGCAATTATGTGAACGCGGGAACCTTTGAGTTCCTCTTCGATTTAAATGAAAGGAGATTTTACTTACTCGAGGTGAACACGCGGATACAGGTAGAACATCCCGTAACTGAGATGATTACTGGTGTGGATATCGTTGAGCAACAGCTAGCCATAGCTTCAGGGGAACATTTACCTTCATCTCTCTCCGACCCCTCCTTCAGGGGTCATGCTATTGAGGCCAGGATCTACGCCGAGGATCCCGCATCGGATTTCGCTCCTTCACCCGGCTCAATAACACGTTTAAGCCTTCCTGCTGGACCATGGATAAGAGTAGATAGCGGCGTCTATGAAGGCTTCAGAGTGCCTGAGTTTTATGATTCACTCCTTATGAAGGTAATAGCTTGGGGCCATGATAGAGAGTCAGCAACAAGAAGGCTGAAACGTGCATTAGGCGAACTTGAGATTAGAGGGTTAAAAACAAATCGTTTATTTCTGATTAGGATACTGGAAGATGAGGATTTCGTTAAAGGCTCCTACACCACCCAAATTCTAGAAAAAAGAGAACTCTTCAAAAACCTGGAGGAGCCTGTGACTACAACAATGATCCAAGAAAGAGCTGAGACGAAGGCGGAACAGACGTCGAAGTCTATCAGTTATTGGAGACTACTTGCAAGAGCTCACGTCTGA
- a CDS encoding TatD family hydrolase: MFDAHCHLTYPGLKEILDRVLPEAATVLTGIVTSAFPFDREKKEDFIDARIALELTQRYNGRVFVSLGLHPTQVVEMSDLEIQKYKEFIFENKDRIVAIGEIGLDRFWIKNEEEYRRSERVFLEMLEVAEKIGKPVVIHSRKAEEEAVEILSSYKLDEKVLMHSFTGNMTTARKALDMGFYFSVNLKVRDTKNMRKIAKGFPLEHILTETDSPFLGPDGGVNTPLGVQYVIEEIARLREINFEEIDKITTENALIFYGLR; the protein is encoded by the coding sequence GTGTTCGATGCGCACTGCCATTTAACGTATCCGGGTTTAAAGGAAATCTTGGATAGGGTTCTTCCCGAGGCAGCAACTGTCCTAACGGGAATAGTGACTTCAGCATTCCCTTTCGACCGTGAGAAAAAGGAGGATTTCATAGATGCCAGAATAGCTCTTGAACTCACTCAAAGATATAATGGGCGAGTTTTCGTCAGCCTCGGCTTACACCCAACCCAAGTGGTTGAAATGAGTGATCTAGAAATTCAGAAATACAAGGAGTTCATTTTCGAGAATAAAGATAGGATAGTGGCTATAGGGGAAATAGGGCTCGACAGGTTCTGGATAAAAAACGAGGAGGAATACAGGCGCTCCGAAAGAGTCTTCTTGGAGATGCTCGAGGTTGCTGAGAAAATTGGAAAACCCGTGGTCATTCATAGTAGAAAAGCAGAGGAGGAGGCTGTAGAGATTCTCTCTAGCTATAAACTAGACGAGAAGGTCTTAATGCACTCTTTCACAGGCAACATGACCACAGCTAGAAAAGCCCTCGACATGGGCTTTTATTTCTCAGTCAATTTAAAAGTCCGAGACACTAAGAACATGCGTAAAATAGCTAAGGGCTTTCCCTTGGAACACATACTTACCGAGACGGACTCACCTTTCCTTGGACCCGATGGGGGCGTAAACACTCCACTCGGAGTGCAATATGTGATAGAAGAGATAGCCAGATTGAGAGAGATCAATTTTGAGGAGATAGACAAAATAACGACTGAAAACGCACTAATATTCTACGGGTTAAGATAG
- a CDS encoding polyprenyl synthetase family protein has protein sequence MLNAVTVYSRMSVLREMLEAYIQDTLSKEIPYEEVFYALKGGKALRGTLALFMAECLGGDPSIALPIAFALELMHSASLIHDDIIDKSEVRRGRESFWKKYGLEKSIIYPHVLMATAIKYVSKAGIEAVRESMDAWRKAAIGQIWDMEILKGERGVASYIDIVAYKTGAVFEASSVLPLYALGLDGGIISTAKKFGLSLGSAYQILDDLSDIEKGEKSSGSVLKLLEESGGEVYPYALNLFKEELDKILKNAAELSIKLAYYARYSLETFLQETSDETHQKILGIINSRWTYWGLPDYR, from the coding sequence ATGCTGAACGCTGTCACAGTGTACTCCCGGATGAGTGTGCTTCGAGAAATGCTTGAAGCATATATTCAGGATACCCTCTCAAAAGAAATCCCTTACGAGGAGGTTTTCTATGCTCTTAAAGGAGGTAAAGCACTTAGGGGTACACTGGCTCTTTTTATGGCTGAGTGTCTTGGAGGTGATCCATCGATTGCTCTCCCGATTGCATTTGCCTTAGAACTCATGCATTCTGCCTCCCTGATACACGATGATATAATTGACAAGTCGGAAGTCAGACGAGGGAGGGAAAGTTTCTGGAAAAAGTATGGTTTAGAGAAGTCTATAATATACCCACACGTCCTTATGGCCACCGCCATTAAATATGTTTCAAAAGCGGGGATAGAAGCGGTTCGGGAGAGCATGGATGCTTGGAGGAAGGCAGCTATTGGCCAGATTTGGGATATGGAAATCCTTAAAGGAGAAAGGGGCGTCGCCAGTTACATCGACATAGTAGCTTATAAAACGGGCGCTGTATTCGAGGCTTCCTCCGTTCTTCCACTCTACGCTTTAGGATTAGATGGAGGAATCATAAGTACAGCTAAAAAGTTCGGTCTATCTCTCGGTTCAGCGTACCAGATCTTGGATGATCTTTCCGATATCGAGAAGGGAGAAAAGAGCAGTGGAAGCGTTTTAAAACTACTTGAAGAATCTGGTGGAGAGGTATATCCTTATGCTCTAAATCTGTTTAAAGAGGAACTAGATAAAATTCTAAAGAATGCAGCAGAGCTTTCAATCAAACTAGCATATTATGCAAGATATTCTCTGGAAACATTTCTACAGGAGACTAGTGACGAGACTCACCAAAAAATCCTTGGGATTATAAATTCGAGGTGGACTTATTGGGGACTACCGGATTATCGGTAA
- a CDS encoding class I SAM-dependent methyltransferase, with amino-acid sequence MGTTGLSVKLWLQVEEVLRYLFDEDIYERANTAMSLGLHKLLREYVLSMVTNTILDVGCGKGEYIPYLAKKSDFLVCLDPILPRFNSKHPKMDRAVGVAEYLPFRDGAFYFATAMFSFRDFFDKAKGIYNLRRVVKRGALILDLFSPSYILRPLLVLYFGVVAPAMGCLATGCKKGRWELILPTILLMPRSTFFERIGGKIMLKKAYGLVAIVYLPPYF; translated from the coding sequence TTGGGGACTACCGGATTATCGGTAAAGCTTTGGCTTCAAGTTGAGGAGGTTTTAAGATATCTCTTTGATGAGGATATCTACGAGAGAGCTAACACTGCGATGAGCCTTGGTCTCCACAAGCTTTTAAGAGAATATGTTTTGAGTATGGTTACTAATACAATCTTAGACGTCGGATGCGGTAAGGGGGAGTATATACCTTATCTTGCAAAAAAATCCGACTTTCTCGTGTGCCTCGATCCAATCCTACCCAGGTTTAACTCGAAGCATCCAAAAATGGATAGGGCTGTAGGTGTTGCCGAGTACCTACCCTTCAGAGATGGGGCTTTCTACTTTGCTACTGCCATGTTTAGTTTTCGGGACTTTTTCGATAAAGCTAAGGGCATATACAATCTGAGGCGTGTCGTTAAAAGAGGCGCGCTAATCCTAGATCTTTTCTCGCCGTCCTACATCCTTCGTCCTCTCTTAGTGCTATATTTCGGTGTTGTTGCTCCTGCTATGGGTTGCCTGGCAACAGGGTGTAAGAAAGGACGGTGGGAGCTAATCTTACCCACCATCTTGCTAATGCCTAGGTCAACCTTTTTCGAAAGAATAGGAGGAAAGATCATGTTAAAAAAGGCATATGGTTTGGTTGCTATTGTGTACTTGCCTCCTTATTTTTGA
- a CDS encoding PadR family transcriptional regulator translates to MSRKQSSSDVGALRVNTTIKLYTLILLAEGEKHGYELMRTLEKMIGAPVGPSQIYPYLRKLEEAGLVKSREVGSRDKRSYKLTREGVEFVRDVLERSLSVIQAAVKVIGREKVCLP, encoded by the coding sequence ATGTCTAGGAAACAATCTTCAAGCGATGTGGGGGCACTCCGAGTAAATACAACTATAAAACTTTACACCTTAATCCTCCTAGCAGAAGGGGAAAAACACGGATACGAGCTCATGCGAACCCTTGAGAAAATGATTGGAGCGCCTGTAGGTCCCTCACAAATATATCCTTATTTAAGGAAGCTTGAAGAAGCAGGATTAGTCAAATCAAGAGAAGTGGGGTCACGGGATAAAAGATCTTACAAGCTTACCCGAGAAGGTGTGGAGTTCGTAAGAGATGTTTTGGAACGTTCTCTTTCGGTTATCCAGGCCGCTGTTAAGGTTATCGGGAGAGAAAAAGTGTGCTTACCTTAG